CTGGCTCGCCGAGATGCTCGACGCGGCGGGCTTCAAGGTGTCGCGCGGCATCTGCGAGCTGCCGACGGCGTTCGTCGCCGAGGCCGGATCGGGGCCGCTCTGCGTCGCGCTCTGCGCCGAGTACGACTGCCTGCCCGGGATCGGCCACGCGTGCGGTCACAACGTCATCGCGGCCATGGCGGCCGGCGCGGGGATCGCGGCGGCGCGCGTGGCCGACGACGTCGGCCTCACGGTCCGCGTCATCGGTACGCCGGCCGAGGAGGGTGGAGGCGGCAAGATCCTCCTCCTCGAGCGCGGCGCCTTCATGGGCGTGCACGCGGCGATGATGGTGCATCCGGCGCCGGTCGATGCGGTGGAGCCACCGGTCCTCGCCCTCACCCAGTTCTGCGTGCGCTACACGGGCAAGGAGGCGCACGCCTCTGCCTTTCCCGAGTTCGGGATCAACGCGGCCGACGCCCTCACCGTGGCGCAGACGGCGATCGGGCTCCTGCGCCAGCACATCCGCCAGACCGACCGCATCCACGGCATCGTCACGCGGGGCGGCGACATGCCGAACGTCGTGCCGGCGCATACCGAGGCGCACTACATCGTGCGGGCGCGGACGCTCGCCGACCTGGGCGAGGTCCGCGCCAAGGTCCTTCGCTGCTTCGAGGCCGGCGCGCTCGCGACCGGTGCGAGGCTCGCGGTCGCCGACGACCACGAGCCCTATGCGGAGATGGAGCACGACCGGGAGATCGCCGCCCTCTACCGCCGGAACGCCGAGGCGCTCGGGCGCACCTTTCCCGATCTCGGCCTGTTCCTCGAGCGGGCCGCCGGGTCGACCGACATGGGCAACATCTCACTCGCCATCCCGAGCATCCACCCCTACATCGGCATCGACTCCCTCCCGGCGGTGAACCATCAGCCGGAGTTCGCGGCGCACTGCGCGACGGCCGCCGCCGACCGGGCGCTCGCCGACGGCGCCCTCGCCATGGCGTGGACCGCGGTCGACCTGGCGACGGACGGAGCGGTGCGCGGGAAGCTCGTCAGGCGGCTCGCCGCGCGCTAGAGACGGCGAGGATGCCCGAGCCGCCGCCCGAGAAGGAGTGCTGTCAACGCACCCGCGAGCGCTGGCTGGCGCGCATCGAGAAGTACTTCACGTCCTTCCCCGTGATCAAGGACGTGCCGTGCGACGAGTGCCGCGAGATCATCGAGATCCGCGTCTACGAGCACCCGGCGGCGTGACGGCGGACTAGCACCTATGCCTCGGCTGCCTGCGGCACGACCCCGACCAGCCCCGGCGCCCGCACGAGCGCCGCCGCGCCCGCCGCCGCGACCACGAGGCCTCCCGAGGCGAGCGCCGCGGGCACGCCGATCCAGTCGCCGAGGGCGCCGAGCACGAGGCTCCCGATCGTGATGAAGCCGAAGAGGATGACCGTCATCATGCTCATCACCCGGCCCCGCATGCGGTCGTCGACGGCCATCTGGATCGCCGTGTTGAGCGACGCGACGCACGTCACCTGGAGCACGCCCATGACGAAGAAGAGGAGCCCCACGCCTTGGACCGTCCGCACGACGGTCAGCGCCGCGAGGACGCCGCCGAAGCCGACGGCGCTCGCCGCGGCAACGAGGCCCTTGCGGGGCAGGTCGCCGAAGGCCGAGAGCGCGAGCCCGCCGAGCACGGCGCCGGCGCCGACGGCCGCCATCAGGTAGCCGAGGCCCGTGGCGTCGAGGCCGAGCGCGTCGCGCGCGAGCGCGGGCATGAGCACGATGTAGGGAAAGCCGAAGACGCTGACCGCCGCCGCCAGCGCGAGCGCCGGCCAGATGACCGGATGGCTGCGCGCGTAGCCGAGACCTTCGCGCAGCGCATGCGCCATGGGTGGACGTGTGGCCACGGGGCGATGGGGGAGGCGGATCTGCGCCAGCGCCACGGCGAGGACGACGAAGCCGCAGGCGTTGAGCGCGAAGCAGCCGGCCGGCCCGACTGCACCATAGACTATCCCCGCGACGGCGGGTCCCACGACGCGCGCCAGGTTGAACTGGACCGAGTTGAGCGAGATCGCGTTCAGGAGGTCTGCCGGCTCGACCAGGCTCGGGATCACGGCCTGCATGACGGGGGCGTAGAGCGCGCTCGCCGTCCCGGCGACCATGGCGATCGCGACCACGTGCCAGACGGCGATGCGTCCGCTCGCGGTGAGGAGCGCCAGCGCGAGCGCCGCCGATGCGAGCACCACCTGTGCCCCGAGCATGATCGTGCGGCGGCTCGCCCGGTCGGCGACGGCGCCGCCCAAGAGGCCGAGCGCCAGCATCGGCAGGTTGCCGCAGAAGCTGATCGTGCCGAGCAGCGAGGCGCGGCGGGTGAGGTCGTAGACCAGCCAGCCGAGCGCGACCGTCTGCATCCAGAAGCCGACGTTCGAGACGAACGAGCCAGACCAGAAGAGCCGGTAGCTGCGAGAGCGGAGTGCGCGGAGCACCGCTCGTGCGTAGCCGGAGGCCGCCCCAGAATCAAATCAGCCGGCTCGTCGATCGTGGGGGGCTGGCGCTCAGCGCGCGAACGAGTGCGTCTCCTGCTGGAGCCGCTTGAGCTCGGCCTTGAGGGTCTTCGTGCCGCGCTGCAGGAGGCGGCCGCGCCGGCGCAGGTCGGCGTAGAAGATCCGGGCGAGCGGCGAGCGGTCGCCGCCGGGTACCGTCCGGATAAGGAGCCGGAGGTCGCGGTCCATCCGCCGCAGGAGGCCGGAGGCTATCCGCGCCCGTTCCTGCGCGGGGGTTTCCGTGGGGCTCGCCGGATGCGCTCCTTCGCCGGACGTCTCGCCCGGCTTCCCCGCCAGCACGCGTGCCGTCGCGTCGAAGTCCGCTTCGACGGCACTGAGCCGTGCGAGGAGCAGGTCCCTCGTCTTCTGCGCCATGCCCGCCCCATCGGGGTACTGGGCGACGTCCGCCGAGAGGCCACGGACGAGGCCTTGCAGCGCGAGGGCCCAGCGGAAGGCCTCGCCGACGGGGGCGCAGGTGGTCTCGCTCGGGACCGGCTCGTGCGCGCAACGGCCGCCGAAGCACAGGTCGTCGCTGCACGGGTCGCCGTCCTCGGCGCACTCCTCGCCGTCGACGCGGCCGGGACCGGCGCTGCAGCCGGCGGCGTCGTGGCCCGCCCGCGCCGGCGCGCAGATCGCCGCCGTGCAGTCGTCGGCCGGGACGCAGCGGCTGTCGATGGGGACATGCAGGCAGCGGCCCCCGGTGCAGAGGTCGTCCGTGCACGAGAAGCCGTCGTCGGTGCAGGACTCTCCTTCGTTGACCGGCGCCTCGACGCAGCCCCTGCGGTCCGCGCTCGGGTCACCGGGCCGGCACGTGCCGAACGCGCAGGTTCCGGTGTCGCAGCGCGCGTCGACGGGCACGTGCTGGCAGGCGCCCTGCGCGCACGCGTCGTCGGTGCAGGAGAGCCCGTCGTCGCAGCCGATCGCCGTGCCCGCGCAGCGCCCGGCCACGCAGCGGTCGCCGGCGGTGCACGCGTCGCCGTCGTTGCAGGTGCGGCCGTCTGCGCTCGACGGGTTCGAGCAAGTGCCCGTCGCCGGGTCGCAGGTGCCCGCGTCGTGGCACTGATCGGACGGCGTGCAGGCGACCGCCGTCCCGTTGCAGGCGCCGGCCTGGCATCGGTCGCTGGTCGTGCACGGGTTGGCATCATCGCAGGTGATGCCGTCCGGCCTGGCTGGATTCGAGCACGCGCCCGTGGCGGAGTCGCAGGTGCCGGGGGCGTGGCACTGATCGAGGGCCTTGCAGACGACGGGATCCGTGCCCGTGCACCTCCCCGCCTGGCAGGTGTCGGTCCGCGTGCAGGCGCTGTGATCGTCGCATGCCGTGCCGTCGGGTCTGGCCGGGCTGGAGCAGGTGCCGGTCGTGGGGGTGCAGGTGCCTGCGTCGTGGCACTGGTCCGGCGCGCTGCAGACGACCGGGGTCGCGCCGGTGCACGCGCCGGCCTGGCAGGTGTCGCTGCGGGTGCAGGCATTGCCGTCGTCGCAGCTCGTGCCATCGGACTTGGCGGGGTTGGAGCACGCGCCGGTTGTCGGGTTGCAGGTCCCCGCGTCGTGGCACTGGTCCGGCGCGGTGCAGACGACGGGGCTCGCGCCGGTGCACGCGCCGGCCTGGCAGGTGTCGCTGCGGGTGCACGCGCTGCCGTCGTCGCACGTGGTGCCGTTGGGCTTCGCGGGGT
This is a stretch of genomic DNA from Deltaproteobacteria bacterium. It encodes these proteins:
- a CDS encoding M20 family metallopeptidase, which gives rise to MDAKAGARERLEAARDELVALSHRIHAHPELGFEEERASGWLAEMLDAAGFKVSRGICELPTAFVAEAGSGPLCVALCAEYDCLPGIGHACGHNVIAAMAAGAGIAAARVADDVGLTVRVIGTPAEEGGGGKILLLERGAFMGVHAAMMVHPAPVDAVEPPVLALTQFCVRYTGKEAHASAFPEFGINAADALTVAQTAIGLLRQHIRQTDRIHGIVTRGGDMPNVVPAHTEAHYIVRARTLADLGEVRAKVLRCFEAGALATGARLAVADDHEPYAEMEHDREIAALYRRNAEALGRTFPDLGLFLERAAGSTDMGNISLAIPSIHPYIGIDSLPAVNHQPEFAAHCATAAADRALADGALAMAWTAVDLATDGAVRGKLVRRLAAR
- a CDS encoding MFS transporter, coding for MLRALRSRSYRLFWSGSFVSNVGFWMQTVALGWLVYDLTRRASLLGTISFCGNLPMLALGLLGGAVADRASRRTIMLGAQVVLASAALALALLTASGRIAVWHVVAIAMVAGTASALYAPVMQAVIPSLVEPADLLNAISLNSVQFNLARVVGPAVAGIVYGAVGPAGCFALNACGFVVLAVALAQIRLPHRPVATRPPMAHALREGLGYARSHPVIWPALALAAAVSVFGFPYIVLMPALARDALGLDATGLGYLMAAVGAGAVLGGLALSAFGDLPRKGLVAAASAVGFGGVLAALTVVRTVQGVGLLFFVMGVLQVTCVASLNTAIQMAVDDRMRGRVMSMMTVILFGFITIGSLVLGALGDWIGVPAALASGGLVVAAAGAAALVRAPGLVGVVPQAAEA